GGAagcttttgtatttcttttttactGACTCTCCAGCCCTTTAACTTTACCCAGTGAAACTTCCTGGAATGACGACTTCCTACAGGTCTCAAAACCAATGACTAATGAAGCCCAGTGCAACTATTTTCCAGTTAGCAACAACCAACAGTAGAACAGGGAATCAGCAGAAGTCGGTGGAACTGTGCCTGCTTTGATCAGAGTTGAATTTAGTTCCTGAGGCTTTTGCTCTTCAAGTACTATATTTATGAAGTAAATGCCAAGATTAGTCACATTTACTTCGATGGGACTAGCCATGTGAGTATTGTTAAACAAGCATTAACATCACCTTGCTACAGGCCTGTGCACCGCTGGAATAGCACTCAGTTTTGCAAAACAGGGTTTAAGGGATTACACAACAGTCCGCCACGTGCAGGGGTGAATTTTCCAGTCTGCAGAGAATGGGTTCCACAGATGGGGCGGACTGGAGACTGGGATACAAAATGCTCAGTAGCACTGTCGCCTTCCAAAACCCTATCGGGATATTTTCTAAGACTGTaaggggggaagggacagagaggttAGTGGGGGAACAGGCAATGTGGGAACTGGTGATAGCCCAATGGAGCCTGGCTTTCAAAACTGGGGTAAGTGGATAAAGCTGAGAAATATTCTGCAGTCAGGAGGTGTCTGAATGGATGACCCTGGCCTCTACAGAGAGCTAATGTCCAAGCAAGAAGCAGCTAACTCGATGCTCCTGAATTCCACCCATCTCCCAAGATCCATGTGAATCTCCAGAGATCTGTGAattgggtgtgtctgtgtgtggttgGGTGAGAGCAGACCCCTCTACTGACTCTGAAAAGGAGGGCCAACCCCACTCCCCTTTTTTGCGGTCTCTACCCGGTCTGATCTCATGGCAGAAAAATGCAAAGGACCACAAGCAGAAACTTGCTGAGTTGCAAAGCatgtgcatggggggggggggggggaacagctgagGACTACATTTTCTCCTGTAATTGTGTCTTAATTAAAGACTTGGTAAAGTATTCCCCAAAGCCTGGTAAAGTTTAGATACGTATTTCCCCTTAGATTGTTAATTTTGAGCTACTGGGGTGATGTAATGGTCCCAACCTTAACTCAGACTATTTAAATATTGTATGTTCTTCCACCAGTTATTGTTCCTTTTTCTTCAGTAAGGAATCGACTGGGGTAGCTTTAGACCTAGGTTAGAGAGTCAGATTTAAAGTGTCTCATGAAATATTTTGTGGTTACTGATTACAGACTGCAGTTCTTACAGACGGCGGGTTTCAACTTGACATTTTctaacctattttaaaaaaaaatcattaaggtTTTTTATGagagcaggtataaatatttatggtattatttattttttcagtataAACGGAATACATGTCTTAAAGATTTTAAACTAATTTTCTCCCTTAGAATAATATTATTGCCCTAGGCTGGAAGAATGCCCTGTTAATTGGAGTGCTCATTACATATGCCTCTTATAAGACAGTATTTTGACATTTCTCCAACAGGAACTATAAAGGTGACAAAGAAGAGATTGATGTGGATTGCTTATTTATGTACTTGCTGCAACtattttcagttcatttttcagtttttaaggtcaggcttgacaaagccctggctcggatgctttagttggggattggtcctgctttgagcagggggttggactagacgacctcctgaggtcccttccaaccctgcaattcaatgattctatgattcataaaTGTTTGTTGGTTATGAATGACCATATACCAGAATTATGGGGAGGCAAATGCATTCTGAGACTATAACACAATGTGGGACAATACaacagttttctttaaaacaaatggTGGCATTTTTCCAAAAGAGGTGAACTTTCTCTCCTTTCTAGATTACTCACACGACAAGATGGGATATAGGGAGGTAAGCAGTTACTGTCTTCTTATGTTTCTAGGCTATGTGTTCAAACCTTCACAGCTTTGGCCGTTGCTTTGTTCTTTTGAAGAGCACCATTCTTACACAGAAAATTTCTCATACCAGACTAGCAGAGATGCAAGTATACAATTTTTTTATCAAAAGATATTTTCAAGTTATTATTCTCACCATGATGATGATGGAGCACACACATAACCTCGGAGAAAAGCCCGTTATGGTTTTGAACattcaaaattttaattaaatcatTAAAATTAGAAATGCTACTTAGAATAAATTAATCATTATAATTATCATTAATTGTAGTAGCAACTGATTACATATAGGGCCTTAAAAGATATTAAATACATACTGACTACTTTTTATGATAGCATATGTTACATTTGAATTTCTCATTCATTTGAAATCTGGCTCTGATGAAGGGAACACCGTGGAATTTATATGCCTTACAGTTCTGCTTCTTATAGCCAGTCTGCGCCATTAGTATCTGCCTGTGGTGAAGGAGGGGCACACGGAATGCCGTTCCAGCTCCCAAAATGTGCCGGAATGGCATTCCACATGAGTCGAGCGTTGTTTCATTACTGACTTGTCTGGAAACTCTCTCCTCATGTTTCTAATCCAAGTGGactccagacctcgcacccccatgtactttttcctcagtCAATTGCCCTTCATGGGTATCTGTCAAGCCCTAGTCATTGTCTCTAAAACGGATAGGCTTCCAGTCTCTGGGGAACATTATTTCACTGTTTGGATGTGGGCCCAGATATTTCTCATGCTGACCATGGAGGGAGCAGAATGCCTCATTCTAGCAGCCATGTCTTCTAAGTAAAGATAATGAATACAATTATTGCTATTGGTGGAAGCAGTCATTGTCATAGTTTATGATGTTTACATATAAGGTGTGGCACCTTGATCTACTGAAGCCACTGACAAATACCCCAATTGACATCAACAGGACAAGAATTTTTTTCAAGGCAATTttagtgccattaaaaatcccaaATACATAGAGATTAATTTTTATAATATCGTATCATATATTTTCATTTCTTGTGCTTCTGAAGCCTTGTCCAGTTGAAGGATCCCGctattttgttttggattttttttaatgtactgcACAATATGGTGTCTAACACCCAGTTTGGGATATCTGCTCTTCAAAGGAGGGACTTCCAAGTCTCTGATCAAGCAAAGATTTACACTTATCCTTAACATTGCACACTGGGAGTTGTCCCATTGAACTAAACAGGTCTACTCACATCCCTAAAATTATTCATGTGCCTGGGGCTTTTCAGGACTAAGGCCACAATACAGAAAACtacatttattaaaaagaaaaggagtacttgtgacaccttagagactaaccaatttatttgagcataagctttcgtgagctacagctcacttcattggatgcatactgtggaaagtgtagaagatctttcatacacacaaagcatgaaaaaatacctccccccaccccactctcctgctggcaatagcttatctaaagtgatcactctccttacaataaacCTACATTTATTAACTACCTCAGAGTGGGTCTGTTGGGTATATTAAGGCATGTTTTTTAATGACTTTGACATTTGTGGATAGAAAGTGTTATAGGATTGCAAAATATTATGGGCCGAACTCCACCCTGACCTATACCCCATTCACAAACTCTTCAGGCCAAAGGATCACGTTTTCTTACATGTTTctacaatggggccccagtccTGACTGGGGTCTTTTGGTGCtacaatagtaaataataataaaatgtccCCATTTGCTGTGCTGTCAGTTTGTGTATGGTTGAATCCTGGAAAGTATTTGTTGCTGAACTTCAGATAGTCTTGGGTGGTTTTATGCTCTGCTGCTTGTGGGCACTGAGATGGAGGGTATTAGCCTGTGGAATTGATGGGGAGAACATTTCCATGTCATTCTTTCTGTATCTACTGCTAGTGCTGAGTAAATAATGGCTGTTTGAGCTCAGGGTcttaaccaaaacattttttgaaaaaaaaaatctaattcaaTGCAAACCTAAATATGTTTTTCAATTTCAGACCTTCCAAAATGCATTTCTCAGTGAAGACATTTCATAAAAAAATCACCCAGCTCTCTCTACTGCAGGGTTTTATCAGGAATGACAGGGGTTAAATAAGTGGTTTGCTTGGCAGAAGGCTTTTGCTGCTCTGTCTGTTTACCCAGCAGGGACCTTTCCTAGTATGATACAAGCCAGTGAGCCTTCCATAATTTCTCcaggaggaaaagaaaatttttttgtgatttaaaatattttcacataaATGTTCATGTTTCTGTCCTGCTCCAGCCTTATATTTcgttgtttatttatttgttttctttatttaatggACCAAGCCTCACATTTGCAAATATCACCTCTGATTATAAGTGTCTcagtttttgggtgtccaacatGATGAGCCTGGATTTTTTCGAATATGCTGAGCACCCAACTATCCAAAGTTCAGGTGCTTTTAAAGTGTCTCAATTTGAGCCCTTCTAAATTGAGACACTAAAAATTTGAGCTGGTGGAAAAaattctgtcaaaactgtttttgacaGACAACtgggttttcaactaaacaaacttttagtgaaaaaagttttgatttgttGTCAAAAAACTAAATACTTCAAAACCAAATATTTCAAACAGAAAGCAAAGTAGTTCAGATAACACCAGTTTTCAATCAAATATTTCTGgttttgactgaaaattttctgtattaatattttcaaagaaaaatcgAAATGATTTGTGGAAAATGTAGATGATTTGTTTTCCAGTTTGCCCATAATTTGctgcagaacccccccccccacacacacacacatttttcaaacCGTTCTACTAACGTCactgtcagttttgaaaatcttggcgcTCATCAACTGGAAATGTTCATTGTGAGAATATTTTCGCTGTATTCGCAcctgaaaatatattttgtcaGGGAAAATTCCCAGCAGTGAATATGCACTGGGAGCAAGATTTCCTGTTTTTAGAATTGATTTATAAAAGGAATTGTAAGATGTTTGGGGCAGCGACTGTTTCTTATCATCAGcgggcatgtctacacagtatgaggcaggaagcctcccagcctgggtcaacagacgcAGGCTACTGGGGATTGtgctctaaaaacagctgtgtaaacagtgctttgaagtgatgcatccgatgaagtgagctgtagctcacgaaagcttatgctcaaataagtttgttagtctctaaggtgccacaagtcctccttttctttctgcggatacggactaacacggctgttactctgaaacctactttgaAGTTGTGGATCAGGCTGGAATTCAGACAAGgaagcccagccccccacccaggctTCTGACCTCAAGCCCCAGCCGCAATGTCGTCACAGCTATAACTTGTAATTATTCTCATTATAATCTAATGTGACTCAGGTTGGGCTGCAGTCACTGGTCACTTTAGAAAAACTTTCCTCTGGGGCTGGTTCTCAGAGATTTTGAGCACCGGTatttcccagtgacttcagttggaCTTATCGATGGACTTAACATGGGAAAGTTAGGCTCAAAAGTGCCTCTGGCCTTATTTATAAATTGTACTGTTTGAACTTGAACTTGATTTAAAAGACGGTTTGGTGGAACTGGGACAAAAATGCCGTGTGGACTGCAGCTGGTCAGAAATGATttgttgaaacatttttttttcccaatggaaGATGGCTTTTTGACTGAAGGAAAATTCCCATTTTCATCTAAAGTATGCTGTACCCAgagaaatttcaatgaaaattttcaagaaaaGTGGGAAAACAATCTTTGTCATCAATTTTTtatagcagaaaaaaaaatattcccaacAGCCTACAGTCTGGAGACTCTTTGTTCGATTTAAACCAAGCTTATATTGCTTTAGTTATAGTTGATACCTTGCAGATCAGAGTTAAATTGacataaaattgttttaaatcaaataaaattGTCCACACTGTGATTTACATCACTTTATCTAGATGATTATAAAATCACACTTTTAGTTCAACCACGGCAGCTCTAAATATAGAAAAGACCTGAAGCTAAATACCCAAATGCTGAGATTTGCAATATTgcatgttatttaaaaaaaaccaccaaaaaaacaccaaaaaacccCTTTagcctcaggcctggtctacactgaaaagttaggttgacatagctatggaactcaggggtgtgaaaagtccccatccctgagcaacataattatGCCAACCTCACCCATTGCACAGACACAGCTAGCTTGATGGAAGAATACTTCTGTCAACTTCGCTACTATTGATCAGAGAGGTGGTTTCCTACACCATTGGAAAAACTATTTCTGTAAGAGTAGACTGCATCAACACTACAAGACaatgttggcatagctatgtctgcctgtagtgtagacataccctaaaaaaATACAACTTCCTGGGAAGTGACAGAATTTGCATGTTAACCAAGATATTTGGCATTTCTTCCACCAAAGGGAGAAGCTGACTAGTGTATCAGACTCCGTCAGTGTTACCCCTACACACAATGTGTGCATATTCCACACATTTTTTGTTCTAATCTCTCTTCTTGTGCCTTCAGGCCAAATCAAATGAAGAGGAAGTAGAGAGGAATAATGCAACATTTCCAACAGAATTTATCCTGCTGGGGCTCTTTAACCAAACGGAGATGCACACCTTCCTCGTGGCCATGATTTTAATTGCCTTCATCACTGCCTTGTCAGGGAATGGTCTCTTCATATTTCTAATCCAAACAGATTCCAGCCTTCACAGCCCCATGTATTTTTTCCTCAGTCAGTTGGCCTTCATGGATATCTGTCAGATCCTGATCGTTGTCCCCAAAATGGCAATGGACTCCCTGATCCCAGGGAACACCATTTCGATAGTTGGATGTGGGGCGCAGATATTTCTCACGATGACCACAGGAGGAGCAGTGTGCCTCCTTCTGGCAGTCATGTCTTATGACAGGTATGTGGCAATATGCAATCCCTTGCAATACCATATCCGCATGAGGAAGAGAACCTGTCTAAGCATGGCAGCTGGTGTCTGGTTTGGAGCATCTTTAGATGCCTTGATTCACACAGTTTTTATTCTGCAACTGCCTTACTGCGGCTCAAAAGAGATCAACCACTTCTTCTGTGAGATCCCAGCCCTGCTGAAATTGTCATGCCCTGACACCTCCACTTATGAGACAGTCCTCTTTGTGTCTGGCATTGTACTGCTCCTCATCCCTTCCTCAATCATACTGTCTTCTTATATGTGCATCCTCTCTTTGGTCCTGAGGATGAGCTCAGTCAAAGGAAAGCAGAAGGCACTAGCCACTTGCTCCTCACATTTGACCGTGGTGGGGCTATTCTACGGAGCAGCCATCTTCATGTACATGAGACCCACTTCCTACCACTCACCTCAGCAAGACAAGATGGTGTCTGTGTTTTACACCGTTGTCACCCCAGTGCTGaatcccctcatctacagcctaaGAAACAAGGATGTTTTAGTATCCCTAAGAAAATTGGTTGGGAAATGCAGAGTCTGTCGGAAACTTTGATATGAAATGTCATTGACTGTTGTGTCCTAGGTTTGATCACTTCCTACTTGACCACAGACAGGATTTCCTAAAAGATTTAGTTGTAgggtacatttttcaaaattccttAGCGCTCAAGTTCCACTGTAAATCAATGTGTCTTAGGCTTTTAAGTTTCTTAAGCACTTCTGACATTTTTGCACGTGTCTAGATTCACAAGGGGCACCTAATTGGACATTAGCTGCCTGAGTCCGACATTTAGGCACAATTGAATTCACAAAACCATGGCTCAGCTGTTGCCAAACCCTGGTGGCACCTGAATTCCCTAAGCCCCAGATTTGTAACGGTGTTTGGTTATTGTTGCACTCAGCATTACAACCCTTACCTGATGGAGGAGctgaaatcccattttcaaaagggagagCGCTTGGAAAATGAGCTTGAGGCTGCaacttttgaatgtttttttaaatctgggcaaaattgatttaggaacctaaattctATCGACTGTTATAGGATTTTTGCTCTTAGGACCCAAAATCCTATTGACTGCTAAGATATGCCCTTAGGAGCCAAATCCCATGGACAGTtgatgggatttaggtgccataaatcagttaggcattgtgacACTGAGCACAACAATggttaaatacctttaaaaatccagaCCTACATACCTGAGTTTCTACTGATTTAGTCCTCTATATACCTAAGTTTCTGTACATGGGCCCTATATCCTACGGGCAGAGAGCGGCTCAGCACCTAGCTCACACCGAAGCCCCCATGGGATTCACAAACTTGGCATTCCCCCAGCGATCCTTCCTGCAGGGCCCAGCCGTGTAGGAGTTCTTTGAGCACACCTAACCAGCAAGGAGGAGGTTGTTCCCCAACTTATACCGAACAgtttagggcactcatctgggatgtgggagacctggattctagcGCCTGCTCCATATGAAGCAGAATAGGGATTTGTGCACGGGTCTCCTACATCCCcggtaagtgctctaaccactgggctattgagATAATCGCCCCTCTGTTCCTCCTTGGTTTATTGTGAGAAAGGCTCAATCtgacctaggtgcctaactccaggagagggttcatggctgtgaatccccaACAGAGATGGTGTGGTCCTCCGGCACAGAGTAAGGCATCTAAGTCCTCTTGAGAGGCAGGGCTTCGAGACATTTCTTAATGGCTCACTTAGTGCTCACTTCTCAGAGTGCTATCCTCTGTGGGTCACTTTTTAGGCACCTTACTCATGTAGCTCAGAGTTGTGAATTCCGTTAGGTGGCAGGGCAGCTAGAAGTGAGGGGGTGTAATACTCATCATTGCAACATTTAAGCCCCCGTTGTGAATCTAGTCCATAATGTGTTCTACTTTGATACTGCATTCACACCAGGTTTTATGTACATTGCTCA
The window above is part of the Natator depressus isolate rNatDep1 chromosome 14, rNatDep2.hap1, whole genome shotgun sequence genome. Proteins encoded here:
- the LOC141998877 gene encoding olfactory receptor 2T1-like, producing MILIAFITALSGNGLFIFLIQTDSSLHSPMYFFLSQLAFMDICQILIVVPKMAMDSLIPGNTISIVGCGAQIFLTMTTGGAVCLLLAVMSYDRYVAICNPLQYHIRMRKRTCLSMAAGVWFGASLDALIHTVFILQLPYCGSKEINHFFCEIPALLKLSCPDTSTYETVLFVSGIVLLLIPSSIILSSYMCILSLVLRMSSVKGKQKALATCSSHLTVVGLFYGAAIFMYMRPTSYHSPQQDKMVSVFYTVVTPVLNPLIYSLRNKDVLVSLRKLVGKCRVCRKL